One Carassius carassius chromosome 28, fCarCar2.1, whole genome shotgun sequence genomic window carries:
- the unc119a gene encoding protein unc-119 homolog A translates to MKVKQGCDAGVPCTTEEVLLKSTEITPEDVLGLQKITDNYLCGPEQNIHKIDFTRFKIRDMETGTVLFEITKPPTTESGEGRTDFDQNAGRFVRYQFTPAFLRLRQVGATVEFTVGDVPINNFRMIERHYFRGQLLKSFDFEFGFCIPSSKNTCEHIYEFPPLSEDIMREMVLHPYETQSDSFYFVDNKLVMHSKADYSYNGGP, encoded by the exons ATGAAAGTCAAGCAAGGCTGCGACGCGGGTGTCCCGTGTACGACTGAAGAGGTTTTGTTAAAAAGCACAGAAATAACACCGGAGGATGTACTCGGGCTGCAAAAGATCACAGACA ATTACCTCTGTGGTCCAGAGCAGAACATACACAAGATCGACTTCACCAGGTTCAAAATCCGAGACATGGAGACAGGCACAGTTCTTTTTGAGATCACCAAACCCCCTACAACAG AGAGTGGGGAGGGCAGGACGGACTTTGACCAGAACGCCGGGCGCTTTGTGCGTTACCAGTTCACCCCCGCTTTTCTCCGACTACGCCAGGTTGGCGCCAC GGTGGAGTTCACTGTAGGCGATGTTCCCATCAACAACTTCCGAATGATCGAGAGGCACTATTTCCGTGGGCAGCTGCTGAAGAGCTTTGACTTTGAGTTTGGTTTCTGCATCCCGAGCAGTAAGAACACCTGTGAACACATCTATGAGTTCCCACCACTGTCTGAAGATATAA TGCGTGAAATGGTCCTTCACCCTTATGAGACGCAATCTGACAGCTTTTACTTTGTGGACAACAAGCTTGTGATGCACAGTAAGGCAGATTATTCTTACAACGGCGGACCGTAG
- the LOC132107926 gene encoding beta-crystallin B1-like — MSHTAVQGSMGSRYATGISSNRIYLFEYENFQGRMMELSGECRNICDKGFNHVGSIRVECGPWVGFEQQDMSGEMFMLERGEYPRWDTWSNSYRCDRLMSVRPVRMDPQDHRICLYECMNFDGRKMEVSDEDIPSLWCFGFQDRVASIKVNGGTWVGYQYPGYRGYQYLFEFGSYKHWNEWGAHHPQIQSVRRVRDMHTHPRGCFEMA; from the exons ATGTCACACACTGCTGTACAAGGAAGTATGGGTAGTCGCTATGCCACAGGAATAAGCTCCAACAGA ATATATCTGTTTGAGTATGAGAATTTCCAAGGGCGCATGATGGAGCTGAGTGGAGAGTGTCGTAACATCTGTGACAAGGGTTTCAATCATGTGGGCTCCATCAGAGTGGAGTGTGGGCC ATGGGTAGGTTTTGAACAACAGGATATGTCCGGTGAGATGTTCATGCTTGAGAGGGGTGAATACCCACGCTGGGACACTTGGTCCAACAGCTACCGTTGTGATCGTCTCATGTCTGTCCGGCCCGTTAGAATG GACCCACAGGACCATAGAATCTGCCTGTATGAATGCATGAACTTTGATGGTCGTAAGATGGAGGTTTCTGATGAGGACATCCCAAGTTTGTGGTGCTTCGGCTTCCAGGACAGAGTCGCCAGCATTAAAGTAAATGGTGGAAC GTGGGTTGGATATCAGTATCCAGGCTACCGTGGATATCAGTACCTGTTTGAATTTGGATCCTACAAACACTGGAATGAATGGGGCGCACATCAcccccagatccagtctgtgcgAAGAGTAAGGGACATGCACACCCATCCCAGAGGCTGCTTCGAGATGGCATAA
- the cryba1a gene encoding crystallin, beta A1a: MSPWLRQMALSISIEITSRMALTNPMPLGPWKLTVYDQENFQGKRMEFTSACQNIMECGMDNIRSLKVECCAWVGYEHSSFCGQQFILEKGDYPRWESWSGSNAYHIERLTSFRPICSANHKESKITVFEQENFIGNQWEITDDYPSLQSMGWPSNEIGSMQVQSGAWVCYQYPGYRGYQYIMECDHHGGKYKHYREWGSHAQTFQVQSLRRVQQ; the protein is encoded by the exons ATGTCTCCCTGGCTACGGCAGATGGCATT GTCTATCAGCATTGAGATAACTTCAAGGATGGCTCTGACTAATCCCATGCCACTTGGGCCATGGAAG CTCACAGTCTATGACCAAGAGAACTTCCAAGGCAAGCGCATGGAGTTCACCTCAGCCTGTCAGAATATCATGGAATGTGGCATGGACAATATCCGCTCTCTGAAGGTGGAGTGTTGCGC CTGGGTGGGCTATGAACACTCCAGTTTCTGTGGGCAGCAGTTCATCTTGGAAAAAGGTGACTACCCTCGCTGGGAGTCTTGGAGCGGCAGCAATGCCTACCACATTGAGAGGCTAACGTCCTTCCGGCCAATCTGCTCTGCT AACCACAAGGAGTCAAAGATTACCGTCTTTGAGCAGGAGAACTTTATTGGAAACCAGTGGGAGATAACCGATGACTACCCCTCTCTCCAGTCCATGGGCTGGCCCTCCAACGAGATCGGATCAATGCAGGTGCAAAGTGGGGC CTGGGTTTGTTACCAGTACCCCGGTTACCGTGGTTACCAGTACATCATGGAGTGTGACCACCATGGTGGCAAGTACAAACACTACAGGGAGTGGGGCTCTCACGCTCAGACCTTCCAGGTGCAGTCCCTCCGCCGGGTTCAGCAGTGA